A region of Leclercia adecarboxylata DNA encodes the following proteins:
- a CDS encoding MmcQ/YjbR family DNA-binding protein: MTISEILQYCMNKPGAEQSVHSDWKATQIKVADVLFAMVKDVEGRPAASLKTSPELADLLRQQHNDVRPSKHLNKAHWSTVYLDGSIPDSQIYYLVDASYKQAVELLPEMTRQQLSV; this comes from the coding sequence ATGACAATTTCGGAGATACTTCAGTACTGCATGAACAAGCCAGGTGCGGAGCAAAGCGTGCACAGCGACTGGAAGGCCACCCAGATTAAGGTCGCAGATGTGCTGTTTGCGATGGTGAAAGATGTGGAGGGGCGTCCGGCGGCCTCGCTAAAAACCAGCCCTGAACTGGCGGATCTGCTGCGCCAGCAGCACAACGACGTGCGTCCCAGCAAGCACCTGAATAAAGCGCACTGGAGCACGGTCTATCTGGACGGGTCGATTCCGGATTCGCAGATTTACTATCTGGTGGATGCGTCTTACAAGCAGGCGGTGGAACTGCTGCCGGAGATGACCCGGCAGCAGCTGTCAGTGTAA
- a CDS encoding secondary thiamine-phosphate synthase enzyme YjbQ gives MWYQQTLTLRARSRGFHLVTDEVIGQIRDLPRINVGLLHLLLQHTSASLTLNENCDPTVRSDMEQHFLKSVPDNARWEHDDEGPDDMPSHIKSSMLGVSLLLPVNHGRVQLGTWQGIWLGEHRIHGGSRKIIATLQGE, from the coding sequence ATGTGGTATCAGCAAACCCTGACCCTGCGCGCCAGGTCTCGCGGTTTTCATCTGGTGACGGACGAGGTCATTGGACAGATCCGCGATCTTCCCCGCATCAACGTCGGTTTACTGCATCTGTTGCTGCAACACACGTCAGCCTCTCTCACGCTTAATGAGAATTGCGATCCTACCGTCCGTTCCGATATGGAACAGCATTTTCTCAAATCCGTTCCCGATAATGCCCGCTGGGAACATGATGACGAGGGGCCAGACGACATGCCTTCCCATATTAAATCCTCCATGCTGGGCGTCTCTTTGCTGCTGCCGGTGAATCACGGGCGCGTGCAGCTCGGCACCTGGCAGGGGATCTGGCTGGGAGAACATCGTATCCACGGCGGGTCGCGCAAAATCATCGCCACGCTACAAGGGGAATAA
- the tyrB gene encoding aromatic amino acid transaminase, with product MFQKVDAYAGDPILSLMERFKEDPRSDKVNLSIGLYYNEAGIIPQLQAVAKAEARLNATPHGASLYLPMEGLNSYRHTIAPLLFGADHPVLAQKRVATIQTLGGSGALKVGADFLHKYFPESGVWVSDPTWENHVAIFEGAGFTVNTYPWFDDQTNGVRVAALLEKLNTLPERSIVLLHPCCHNPTGADLTNDQWDAVIEVLKARNLIPFLDIAYQGFGAGMEEDAYAIRAIASAGLPALVSNSFSKIFSLYGERVGGLSVVCEDQEAAGRVLGQLKATVRRIYSSPPNFGAQVVATVLGDDELKAEWLAEVEAMRTRILAMRQTLVDVLKDAVPGHNFDYLLQQRGMFSYTGFSAQQVDRLREEFGVYLIASGRMCVAGLNSSNVQRVAKAFAAVM from the coding sequence GCATCGGTCTGTACTACAACGAAGCGGGCATTATTCCGCAGCTGCAGGCGGTGGCCAAAGCCGAAGCGCGTCTGAACGCCACGCCGCACGGCGCGTCGCTCTATCTGCCGATGGAAGGGCTTAACAGCTACCGTCACACCATTGCCCCGCTGCTGTTTGGTGCAGACCATCCGGTGCTGGCACAGAAGCGTGTCGCCACTATCCAGACCCTGGGCGGTTCCGGTGCGCTGAAAGTCGGTGCCGACTTCCTGCACAAGTATTTTCCGGAATCCGGCGTCTGGGTAAGCGATCCGACCTGGGAAAACCATGTTGCCATCTTTGAAGGCGCAGGTTTTACGGTGAACACCTATCCGTGGTTCGACGACCAGACCAACGGCGTGCGCGTGGCCGCGCTGCTGGAAAAACTGAACACCCTGCCGGAGCGCAGCATTGTGCTGCTCCATCCGTGCTGCCATAACCCGACCGGGGCCGACCTGACTAACGATCAGTGGGATGCGGTTATCGAGGTGCTGAAAGCCCGCAACCTGATCCCGTTCCTCGACATTGCCTATCAGGGCTTTGGCGCCGGGATGGAAGAGGATGCCTACGCCATTCGCGCCATCGCCAGCGCAGGCCTGCCGGCGCTGGTCAGCAACTCCTTCTCCAAAATTTTCTCGCTGTACGGCGAACGTGTCGGTGGCCTGTCCGTGGTCTGCGAAGATCAGGAAGCCGCCGGGCGCGTGCTCGGCCAGCTGAAAGCCACCGTACGCCGCATCTACTCCAGCCCGCCAAACTTTGGTGCGCAGGTGGTGGCGACCGTACTGGGCGATGACGAACTCAAAGCCGAGTGGCTGGCAGAGGTGGAAGCGATGCGTACCCGCATTCTGGCCATGCGTCAGACGCTGGTGGATGTGCTGAAGGACGCCGTTCCGGGGCACAATTTCGACTACCTGCTGCAGCAGCGCGGCATGTTCAGCTATACCGGCTTCAGCGCGCAGCAGGTGGATCGCCTGCGCGAGGAGTTTGGCGTCTATCTGATAGCCAGCGGGCGTATGTGCGTTGCCGGCCTGAACAGCAGCAACGTTCAACGCGTGGCGAAGGCCTTTGCTGCTGTAATGTAA
- the aphA gene encoding acid phosphatase AphA, translating into MRKITLALSAACLLLSLSHPVAARPSSPPPLYPGTTVARLAEQAPIHWVSIAQIENSLTGRPPMSVGFDIDDTVLFSSPGFWRGKKTWSPDSEDYLKNPAFWQQMNNGWDEFSIPKEVARALIALHLKRGDNIWFITGRHPTKTETLTKTLQQAFLIPAAQMNPVIFAGEKSGKNNKTPWIEQKQIKIYYGDADSDITAAREAGARGIRVLRASNSTYKPLPQAGAFGEEVIVNSEY; encoded by the coding sequence ATGCGCAAGATCACACTGGCGCTCAGCGCTGCCTGCTTATTGCTCTCGCTCAGTCATCCGGTCGCGGCTCGTCCCTCTTCACCTCCACCGTTATATCCCGGCACGACCGTTGCCCGACTGGCTGAGCAGGCCCCCATTCATTGGGTTTCCATCGCGCAAATTGAGAACAGCCTGACGGGCCGCCCGCCCATGTCGGTGGGGTTTGATATTGATGACACCGTGTTGTTCTCCAGCCCCGGCTTCTGGCGGGGTAAAAAAACCTGGTCACCGGATAGCGAGGATTACCTGAAAAACCCGGCCTTCTGGCAGCAGATGAACAACGGCTGGGATGAGTTCAGCATTCCCAAAGAGGTTGCCCGGGCGCTGATTGCCCTTCATCTGAAGCGCGGCGACAACATCTGGTTTATTACCGGGCGTCATCCCACTAAAACCGAAACCCTCACCAAAACCCTGCAGCAGGCTTTTCTGATCCCTGCGGCGCAGATGAATCCGGTGATTTTTGCCGGGGAGAAGTCCGGCAAGAATAACAAAACCCCGTGGATCGAACAGAAACAGATCAAGATTTACTACGGCGATGCGGATAGCGACATTACTGCCGCCCGCGAAGCCGGGGCCAGAGGTATTCGGGTGCTGCGCGCCTCCAACTCAACGTATAAACCGCTGCCGCAGGCGGGGGCGTTTGGGGAAGAGGTGATCGTTAATTCAGAATACTGA